The following proteins are encoded in a genomic region of Brachypodium distachyon strain Bd21 chromosome 1, Brachypodium_distachyon_v3.0, whole genome shotgun sequence:
- the LOC100821455 gene encoding uncharacterized protein LOC100821455 isoform X1, with product METVELEEVENCVVKLRSNPQRHRNKVYVGCGAGFGGDRPMAALKLLERVKELNYIVLECLAERTLADRYQAMVSGGKGYDPRVKEWLSVLLPMALDREVCIITNMGAIDPPGAQKEVLDLASNLGLEITVAVAYESSSSSPGSCVLSDESIGVGQGRSTYLGAASIVHCLENYKPHVVVTSRVADAALFLAPMVYELGWNWNDFEKLAQGTLASHLLECGCQLTGGYFMHPGDAYRDFSFEQLLDLSLPYAEVSCEGEVFVGKANDSGGLLSYSTCAEQLLYEVGDPANYITPDLVVDFSDVQFHQISKDKVHCIGAKPSNPCRPEKLLQLLPTEIGWKGWGEISYGGQECLRRTQAAEYLVRSWMDERYPNIEENIVSYIMGYDSLKAIGGNKGSYCAKEVIDARLRMDGLFEQEEHADGFVEEFTALYTNGPAGGGGISTGRKKEMILQKLLIDRENIFWQANVKNSVIPTSQNQSTDAEKGRVNILHDNRYAGSYTRGIQHFNTNLEEPPSPVSAPSGSEIALYHVAHSRAGDKGNDLNLSIIPHFPRDIVRLRTVITPDWVKNAVLPLLDFSPFPNDRAIMRRDNILEHVVVEIYDVPGISSLNIVVRSILDGGVNCSRRIDRHGKTLSDLILCQKVILPL from the exons AT GGAAACAGTAGAGCTGGAAGAAGTTGAGAACTGTGTGGTGAAGCTG AGGAGCAATCCTCAGCGGCACAGGAATAAAGTTTATGTCGGCTGTGGGGCTGGATTTGGGGGCGACCGTCCCATGGCTGCTTTGAAGTTATTGGAGAGGGTCAAAGAACTTAACTACATAGTACTTGAGTGTTTGGCTGAGCGAACACTTGCAGATCGCTACCAAGCTATGGTCTCCGGAGGGAAAGGATATGATCCCCGAG TTAAGGAGTGGTTGTCCGTGCTTCTACCCATGGCTTTGGATCGAGAAGTTTGCATAATAACTAACATGGGCGCAA TTGATCCGCCTGGAGCTCAGAAAGAAGTACTGGACCTTGCATCAAATTTAGGACTGGAGATAACCGTTGCTGTAGCTTATGAATCATCAAGTTCAAGTCCAG GGAGCTGTGTATTATCGGACGAATCAATTGGAGTGGGACAG GGCAGAAGCACATATCTTGGTGCAGCCTCCATTGTGCATTGCCTGGAAAATTACAAGCCACATGTCGTTGTTACTTCTCGGGTTGCTGATGCTGCACTATTCTTAGCACCTATG GTCTACGAATTGGGTTGGAATTGGAATGACTTTGAGAAGTTGGCACAAGGGACATTAGCTAGTCATCTTCTGGAATGTGGTTGTCAGCTCACTGGAGGATATTTCATGCACCCTG GAGATGCATATcgagatttttcttttgagcagCTTCTGGATTTGTCTCTTCCATATGCGGAAGTGAGTTGCGAAGGAGAAGTTTTTGTTGGGAAGGCAAATGATAGTGGAGGTCTTCTGAGCTATAGCACTTGTGCAGAACAGCTTCTGTATGAAGTTGGAGATCCTGCAAACTACATCACTCCTGATTTG GTTGTAGACTTCAGTGATGTGCAGTTCCATCAAATATCAAAAGACAAGGTTCACTGCATTGGAGCAAAACCATCTAATCCTTGTCGGCCTGAAAAACTCCTCCAATTGTTACCTACT gaAATTGGATGGAAAGGCTGGGGAGAGATATCATATGGGGGACAAGAGTGTTTAAGGCGCACTCAGGCAGCAGAATACCTT GTTAGGTCATGGATGGATGAAAGATATCCCAACATTGAAGAAAATATTGTCTCATACATTATGGGATATGATAGTTTGAAAGCTATTGGAGGTAATAAAGGAAGTTACTGTGCCAAGGAAGTGATAGATGCTAGACTTCGGATGGATGGGCTGTTTGAGCAGGAGGAGCATGCTGATGGATTTGTTGAGGAGTTTACTGCACTTTATACAAATGGTCCAGCTGGGGGTGGTGGCATTAG CACTGGACGAAAGAAGGAAATGATTCTGCAAAAGTTGCTG ATTGATAGGGAAAATATCTTCTGGcaagccaatgtgaagaactcAGTCATTCCTACTTCACAGAATCAGTCTACAGACGCTGAGAAGGGTCGTGTGAATATTTTACATGATAACAGGTATGCAGGAAGTTATACAAGGGGCATTCAACATTTCAATACAAACTTGGAAGAACCACCATCTCCTGTATCTGCTCCATCTGGATCAGAGATTGCTCTCTACCATGTAGCCCACAGCAGAGCCGGTGATAAAGGAAATGATCTGAATTTGTCCATCATTCCTCATTTCCCTCGTGACATTGTCCGGCTCAGGACTGTGATAACTCCTGATTGGGTGAAGAATGCTGTTTTACCCTTGCTTGATTTTTCACCATTTCCAAATGACCGAGCAATCATGCGTCGAGATAATATACTTGAGCATGTAGTCGTTGAAATTTATGATGTCCCAGGCATCAGCTCTCTGAACATTGTTGTGAGGAGTATCCTCGACGGTGGTGTGAACTGCTCCCGAAGGATAGATCGGCACGGAAAGACACTGTCAGATCTCATCTTGTGCCAGAAAGTAATCTTGCCTCTGTGA
- the LOC100821455 gene encoding uncharacterized protein LOC100821455 isoform X2 has translation MAALKLLERVKELNYIVLECLAERTLADRYQAMVSGGKGYDPRVKEWLSVLLPMALDREVCIITNMGAIDPPGAQKEVLDLASNLGLEITVAVAYESSSSSPGSCVLSDESIGVGQGRSTYLGAASIVHCLENYKPHVVVTSRVADAALFLAPMVYELGWNWNDFEKLAQGTLASHLLECGCQLTGGYFMHPGDAYRDFSFEQLLDLSLPYAEVSCEGEVFVGKANDSGGLLSYSTCAEQLLYEVGDPANYITPDLVVDFSDVQFHQISKDKVHCIGAKPSNPCRPEKLLQLLPTEIGWKGWGEISYGGQECLRRTQAAEYLVRSWMDERYPNIEENIVSYIMGYDSLKAIGGNKGSYCAKEVIDARLRMDGLFEQEEHADGFVEEFTALYTNGPAGGGGISTGRKKEMILQKLLIDRENIFWQANVKNSVIPTSQNQSTDAEKGRVNILHDNRYAGSYTRGIQHFNTNLEEPPSPVSAPSGSEIALYHVAHSRAGDKGNDLNLSIIPHFPRDIVRLRTVITPDWVKNAVLPLLDFSPFPNDRAIMRRDNILEHVVVEIYDVPGISSLNIVVRSILDGGVNCSRRIDRHGKTLSDLILCQKVILPL, from the exons ATGGCTGCTTTGAAGTTATTGGAGAGGGTCAAAGAACTTAACTACATAGTACTTGAGTGTTTGGCTGAGCGAACACTTGCAGATCGCTACCAAGCTATGGTCTCCGGAGGGAAAGGATATGATCCCCGAG TTAAGGAGTGGTTGTCCGTGCTTCTACCCATGGCTTTGGATCGAGAAGTTTGCATAATAACTAACATGGGCGCAA TTGATCCGCCTGGAGCTCAGAAAGAAGTACTGGACCTTGCATCAAATTTAGGACTGGAGATAACCGTTGCTGTAGCTTATGAATCATCAAGTTCAAGTCCAG GGAGCTGTGTATTATCGGACGAATCAATTGGAGTGGGACAG GGCAGAAGCACATATCTTGGTGCAGCCTCCATTGTGCATTGCCTGGAAAATTACAAGCCACATGTCGTTGTTACTTCTCGGGTTGCTGATGCTGCACTATTCTTAGCACCTATG GTCTACGAATTGGGTTGGAATTGGAATGACTTTGAGAAGTTGGCACAAGGGACATTAGCTAGTCATCTTCTGGAATGTGGTTGTCAGCTCACTGGAGGATATTTCATGCACCCTG GAGATGCATATcgagatttttcttttgagcagCTTCTGGATTTGTCTCTTCCATATGCGGAAGTGAGTTGCGAAGGAGAAGTTTTTGTTGGGAAGGCAAATGATAGTGGAGGTCTTCTGAGCTATAGCACTTGTGCAGAACAGCTTCTGTATGAAGTTGGAGATCCTGCAAACTACATCACTCCTGATTTG GTTGTAGACTTCAGTGATGTGCAGTTCCATCAAATATCAAAAGACAAGGTTCACTGCATTGGAGCAAAACCATCTAATCCTTGTCGGCCTGAAAAACTCCTCCAATTGTTACCTACT gaAATTGGATGGAAAGGCTGGGGAGAGATATCATATGGGGGACAAGAGTGTTTAAGGCGCACTCAGGCAGCAGAATACCTT GTTAGGTCATGGATGGATGAAAGATATCCCAACATTGAAGAAAATATTGTCTCATACATTATGGGATATGATAGTTTGAAAGCTATTGGAGGTAATAAAGGAAGTTACTGTGCCAAGGAAGTGATAGATGCTAGACTTCGGATGGATGGGCTGTTTGAGCAGGAGGAGCATGCTGATGGATTTGTTGAGGAGTTTACTGCACTTTATACAAATGGTCCAGCTGGGGGTGGTGGCATTAG CACTGGACGAAAGAAGGAAATGATTCTGCAAAAGTTGCTG ATTGATAGGGAAAATATCTTCTGGcaagccaatgtgaagaactcAGTCATTCCTACTTCACAGAATCAGTCTACAGACGCTGAGAAGGGTCGTGTGAATATTTTACATGATAACAGGTATGCAGGAAGTTATACAAGGGGCATTCAACATTTCAATACAAACTTGGAAGAACCACCATCTCCTGTATCTGCTCCATCTGGATCAGAGATTGCTCTCTACCATGTAGCCCACAGCAGAGCCGGTGATAAAGGAAATGATCTGAATTTGTCCATCATTCCTCATTTCCCTCGTGACATTGTCCGGCTCAGGACTGTGATAACTCCTGATTGGGTGAAGAATGCTGTTTTACCCTTGCTTGATTTTTCACCATTTCCAAATGACCGAGCAATCATGCGTCGAGATAATATACTTGAGCATGTAGTCGTTGAAATTTATGATGTCCCAGGCATCAGCTCTCTGAACATTGTTGTGAGGAGTATCCTCGACGGTGGTGTGAACTGCTCCCGAAGGATAGATCGGCACGGAAAGACACTGTCAGATCTCATCTTGTGCCAGAAAGTAATCTTGCCTCTGTGA
- the LOC106865605 gene encoding nucleoporin NSP1-like — MAASTATPRGSVAPPKRGIFGGYTFKLNPPRDSTLTGAGERGRMDTAPAAPSKKPRTWASASASQTGTGSSGAATTLAADPILVEEEPAADSPAAGTGTEGDKAPAASTAAPQGTVVPSTGAGEAVIDLPSNVEDVGAGDKPEAASVATEAGPGSTPPASQAGAQARLNEKSELVSSYSSQLQVLRTKLEEQAKAAEDAAAASARQEKELNSAKEKNAHLESELSTARSELVKMGEDNVAKAKEMARFAEVLRKAKHAVALARSNHDKLARQRREEIEKQREIAQAVHELQTAKVDGTDMMRIMNDRHVDKTAFLSNNTENVHGWKNSGLCRKSRLCR, encoded by the exons ATGGCGGCTTCCACGGCTACCCCACGAGGGTCCGTGGCTCCACCCAAGCGGGGAATCTTCGGGGGTTATAcgttcaagctcaaccccccgaG GGACAGCACCCTGACGGGAGCCGGAGAGAGGGGGAGGATGGACACTGCGCctgccgcgccgagcaagaagccgcgcacctgGGCCAGTGCCAGTGCCAGCCAAACCGGCACGGGgtccagcggcgccgccaccacgctTGCCGCCGACCCGATCCTGGTGGAGGAAGAGCCCGCAGCGGACAGCCCAGCTGCAGGAACCGGGACAGAGGGGGACAAGGCTCCCGCTGCCAGCacggcggccccgcaag GCACTGTTGTGCCCTCAACAGGGGCAGGCGAGGCGGTGATCGACCTCCCCTCCAACGTCGAGGACGTTGGGGCGGGGGACAAGCCAGAGGCGGCCTCCGTCGCTACCGAAGCGGGGCCCGGCAGCACGCCCCCGGCCTCGCAGGCCGGAG CTCaggctcgcctcaacgagaagagtgAGCTGGTCAGCAGCTACTCCTCCCAGCTCCAGGTGCTACGCAcaaagctggaggagcaggctaaGGCCGCGGAGGATGCAGCCGCAGCGTCGGCGcggcaggagaaggagctcaactccgccaaggagaagaacGCCCACCTCGAGTCAGAATTGTCCACCGCCCGGAGTgagctcgtcaagatgggcgaggacaatgtggccaaggccaaggagatggCGCGGTTCGCGGAAgtcctccgcaaggccaagcacgCGGTGGCGCTAGCGCGcagcaaccacgacaagttggcgaggcagcggcgggaggagaTCGAGAAGCAACgcgagatcgcccaggcgGTGCACGAGCTGCAGACCgcgaaggtggacggcacggat ATGATGAGAATCATGAATGACCGTCATGTGGACAAGACGGCATTCTTAAGTAACAATACTGAGAATGTACATGGATGGAAAAATAGTGGTCTTTGCCGCAAGTCTCGGCTATGTCGATGA
- the LOC100821765 gene encoding uncharacterized protein LOC100821765: MAADKRPRPSSPSPPATAAVSKVLDDSDLLHEILLRLDFPTWLVRAALVCKRWLSHVSDPAFLRRFQERHPPRLLGFYLESACKAFQQFVPLPDLPPELAAVARTASFDLTAEFYMHTSIEHCRNGVLLLRHTGYDKFIYQVRSPLNLARDGAVVATCCKSMADEERHYGYMLLPNDGGHGMSVNFVGSHLELFAKVRSFQDGVCHDLRTSASIELPAHWKVSLHNRSLLHNGKLYMLGTTGYILGLELASTRLFFIELPDAIRYEPPGSLQLSLKMSHQTVNSGVYLLNLEGLKINVWLRSTDDNSSWLLVDTICLRQVFGHLVKPSWESGASRINLAGSGDNAEFVFLEVDAEIFCMYIRSRTVVKVYEMEYKDDQLFQIYPFMMVWPPIFPALIQRRDQVEISES, translated from the coding sequence ATGGCGGCGGACAAGCGGCCGCGGCCTTCCTCACCATCTCCGCCGGCCACGGCCGCCGTATCCAAGGTGCTCGACGACAGCGACCTCCTCCATgagatcctcctccgcctcgacTTCCCCACCTGGCTCGTCCGCGCCGCGCTCGTCTGCAAGCGCTGGCTCAGCCACGTCTCCGACCCggccttcctccgccgcttccAGGAGCGCCacccgccccgcctcctcggcttcTACCTCGAGAGCGCCTGCAAGGCGTTCCAGCAGTTCGTGCCGCTCCCTGATCTGCcccccgagctcgccgccgtcgcccggACCGCCAGCTTCGACCTCACCGCGGAATTCTACATGCACACATCGATCGAGCACTGCCGGAacggcgtcctcctcctccgccacacGGGCTACGACAAATTCATATACCAGGTGCGCAGCCCGCTGAACCTGGCGAGAGACGGAGCGGTCGTCGCGACCTGCTGCAAGTCAATGGCGGACGAGGAACGCCATTACGGGTATATGCTGCTCCCGAATGACGGCGGCCACGGCATGTCCGTCAACTTTGTGGGCAGCCATCTGGAGCTCTTCGCTAAGGTACGATCCTTTCAGGATGGAGTCTGCCATGATCTGCGGACCTCAGCGTCTATAGAGCTCCCTGCGCATTGGAAAGTATCCTTGCATAACCGTAGTTTACTTCACAATGGCAAGCTGTATATGCTGGGCACGACGGGGTACATACTTGGGCTGGAATTGGCTTCCACGAGATTATTCTTCATTGAGCTTCCAGATGCGATTCGGTATGAGCCCCCTGGGAGCCTTCAGCTGAGTCTTAAGATGTCTCACCAGACAGTGAATTCAGGGGTTTATCTTCTCAATTTGGAGGGGCTTAAGATCAACGTTTGGCTCCGTTCCACAGATGACAACAGCTCCTGGCTTCTAGTTGACACCATTTGTTTACGTCAGGTGTTTGGTCATCTTGTAAAGCCTAGTTGGGAGTCAGGGGCTTCACGGATTAATCTGGCTGGATCCGGGGACAATGCTGAATTTGTGTTCTTAGAGGTGGATGCCGAGATCTTTTGCATGTATATTCGGAGCAGGACAGTGGTAAAGGTGTATGAGATGGAATATAAGGACGATCAACTGTTTCAGATCTATCCCTTCATGATGGTCTGGCCACCCATCTTCCCAGCATTGATTCAAAGACGAGATCAAGTGGAAATTTCTGAAAGTTAA